A window from Oreochromis aureus strain Israel breed Guangdong linkage group 16, ZZ_aureus, whole genome shotgun sequence encodes these proteins:
- the LOC116327789 gene encoding olfactory receptor 11A1-like, with protein MENSSETVSFVLAAYGNIGELKYLYFIIILIWYLSICVANTVLIVVIRVDRRLHEPMYILLCNLCVNEINASTSLYPLLLSQMFSDSHEVTVPWCFLQMCCMVTCAPTEFCSLAAMAYDRYISICHPFNYNVIMKTERVFLMILLVWLYSFLSFIFSYSFIFSLKFCGNIIHNAYCDHQLIIRLSCSVPIQSFISNISFLLLSVFIPFSLISVSYLKILRVCRKTSKENKQKAVTTCTPQIVSVSNLFVGCTFYFIDFTFVVSRVPNEVRIILPMYVLIFQPMLTPFMYGFNLPKIRQSYQRFLFKRK; from the coding sequence ATGGAAAACTCAAGTGAGACTGTATCATTTGTGCTGGCTGCTTATGGAAATATTGGAGAGTTAAAATACCTGTATTTCATCATAATACTGATCTGGTACCTCTCTATATGTGTGGCCAACACAGTCCTTATTGTGGTCATACGTGTGGACAGAAGACTCCATGAGCCAATGtatatactgctgtgtaatttatgtgtgaatgaaataaatgcCAGCACATCACTGTATCCTCTTTTGCTCTCACAAATGTTTTCAGACAGCCACGAGGTGACTGTGCCGTGGTGTTTTCTGCAGATGTGTTGTATGGTAACATGTGCACCTACTGAATTTTGCAGTTTAGCAGCCATGGCCTATGACAGATATATCTCAATCTGTCATCCTTTTAACTATAATGTCATTatgaagacagagagagtgTTTTTGATGATTCTGCTTGTGTGGCTGTATTCATTTCTTAGTTTTATATTCTCATATTCATTCATCTTCAGTTTGAAGTTTTGTGGAAATATTATTCACAACGCGTATTGTGACCACCAATTAATAATTAGACTTTCATGTTCTGTTCCAATCCAAAGCTTTATTTCTAACATATCCTTTCTCTTATTAAGTGTTTTCATTCCCTTCAGTCTCATTTCAGTCTCTTACCTGAAGATTTTGAGAGTTTGTCgaaaaacatcaaaagaaaacaagcagaaagctGTGACTACTTGCACCCCTCAGATCGTCTCTGTGTCAAATCTGTTTGTCGGGTGTACTTTTTACTTTATTGACTTCACGTTTGTAGTTTCTCGAGTACCAAATGAAGTTCGTATAATTTTGCCTATGTATGTCCTCATTTTTCAGCCTATGCTCACCCCATTTATGTATGGATTTAATTTACCAAAGATAAGACAATCATATCAAAGGTTTCTGtttaagagaaaataa
- the LOC116327791 gene encoding putative gustatory receptor clone PTE01, which produces MENSSEIVSFVLSAYGNVGDLKYLYFIIILFWYLSICVANTFLIVVIRVDRRLHEPMYILLSNLCMNEINASTSLYPLLLSQMFSDNHEVTRLWCFLQMCSLYTGAPAEFWSLAAMAYDRYISICHPLRYNVIMNTDRVFLLILLVWVFSFLIFILSFSFIFRLKFCGNIVDNVYCEHQLIIRLSCSVSIYNSISIIFFVIMSIFIPFSLISVSYVKILKVCRKTSKENKQKAVTTCTPQIVSLSNLFVGCICYSIDFRFLFSQVPDEVRIILAIYLLICQPMLTPFMYGFNLPKIRQSCKRLLFKRK; this is translated from the coding sequence ATGGAAAACTCCAGTGAGATTGTGTCATTTGTGCTGTCTGCATATGGAAATGTTGGGGATTTAAAATACCTTTATTTCATCATAATATTGTTTTGGTACCTCTCTATATGTGTGGCCAATACATTTCTTATTGTGGTCATACGTGTGGACAGAAGGCTGCATGAGCCAATGTATATACTGCTTAGCAATTTATGCATGAATGAAATAAATGCCAGCACATCACTGTATCCTCTTTTGCTCTCACAAATGTTTTCAGACAACCATGAAGTGACCCGGCTGTGGTGTTTTCTGCAGATGTGTTCTTTGTACACAGGTGCACCTGCTGAGTTTTGGAGTTTAGCAGCCATGGCCTATGACAGATATATCTCAATCTGTCATCCATTACGCTATAATGTCATTATGAACACAGACAGAGTGTTTTTGTTGATTCTGCTTGTGTGggttttttcatttcttatttttatactctcgttttcattcattttcaggtTGAAGTTTTGTGGAAATATTGTTGACAATGTGTATTGTGAGCACCAATTAATAATTAGACTTTCATGTTCAGTTTCAATCTACAACTCTATATCTATCATATTCTTTGTCATAATGAGTATTTTCATACCTTTCAGTCTCATTTCAGTTTCTTATGTTAAGATTTTGAAAGTTTGTCgaaaaacatcaaaagaaaacaagcagaaagctGTGACTACTTGCACCCCTCAGATCGTCTCTCTGTCAAACCTGTTTGTCGGGTGTATTTGTTACTCTATTGacttcagatttttattttctcagGTACCAGATGAAGTCCGTATAATTTTGGCTATATATCTCCTCATTTGTCAACCTATGCTCACCCCATTTAtgtatggatttaatttgccaAAGATAAGGCAATCGTGTAAAAGGTTACTGtttaagagaaaataa
- the LOC120433668 gene encoding olfactory receptor 8-like — protein MEKMGNSSETVSFVLAAYGNVGELKYLYFIIILIWYLSICVANTVLIVVIRVDRRLHEPMYILLCNLCVNEINASTSLYPLLLSQMFSDSHEVTVSWCFLQMCCLYTSASVELCSLAAMAYDRYISICHPFTYNVIMNTERVFLMILLVWVFSFLSFIFSYSFIFSLKFCGNIIHSVYCDHQLIIRLSCSVSIQSFISDISFAIVSFFIPFSLTLVSYLKILTVCRKTSKENKQKAVTTCTPQIISVSNLCVGCIFNLIDFRSVVSQVPNEVRIILPMYALIFQPMLTPFMYGFNLPKIRQSYQRFSVKEKINILVQI, from the coding sequence ATGGAGAAAATGGGAAACTCAAGTGAGACTGTATCATTTGTGCTGGCTGCTTATGGAAATGTGGGAGAGTTAAAATACCTGTATTTCATCATAATACTGATCTGGTACCTCTCTATATGTGTGGCCAACACAGTCCTTATTGTGGTCATACGTGTGGACAGAAGACTGCATGAGCCAATGtatatactgctgtgtaatttatgtgtgaatgaaataaatgcCAGCACATCACTGTATCCTCTTTTGCTctcacagatgttttcagaCAGCCACGAGGTGACTGTGTCGTGGTGTTTTCTGCAGATGTGTTGTTTATACACAAGTGCTTCTGTTGAGCTTTGTAGTTTAGCAGCCATGGCCTATGACAGATATATCTCAATCTGTCATCCATTCACCTATAATGTGATTATGAACACAGAGAGAGTGTTTTTGATGATTCTGCTTGTGTGGGTTTTTTCAtttcttagttttattttctcatatTCATTCATCTTCAGTTTGAAGTTTTGTGGAAATATTATTCACAGCGTGTATTGTGACCACCAATTAATAATTAGACTTTCATGTTCAGTTTCAATCCAAAGCTTTATTTCTGACATATCCTTCgccattgtgagttttttcataCCCTTCAGTCTCACTTTAGTTTCTTACCTGAAGATTTTGACAGTTTGTCgaaaaacatcaaaagaaaacaaacagaaagctgTGACTACTTGCACCCCTCAGATCATCTCTGTGTCAAACCTGTGTGTCGGGTGCATTTTTAACTTGATTGACTTTAGGTCTGTAGTTTCTCAGGTACCAAATGAAGTTCGTATAATTTTGCCTATGTATGCCCTCATTTTTCAGCCTATGCTCACCCCATTTATGTATGGATTTAATTTACCAAAGATAAGACAATCATATCAAAGGTTTTCTgttaaagagaaaataaatatcCTTGTTCAAATTTAG
- the LOC120433464 gene encoding olfactory receptor 8-like, whose protein sequence is MEKMGNSSETVSFVLAAYGNVGELKYLYFIIILIWYLSICVANTVLILVIRVDRRLHEPMYILLCNLCVNEINGSTSLYPLLLSQMFSDSHEVTVPWCFLQMCSLYTSASVELCSLAAMAYDRYISICHPFTYNVIMNTERVFLMILLVWLYSFLSFIFSYSFIFSLKFCGNIIHSVYCDHQLIIRLSCSVSIQSFISDISFAILSFFLPFSLILVSYLKILRVCQKTSKENKQKAVTTCTPQIISVSNLCVGCICYSIDFRFLVSQVPDEVRIILPMYVLIFQPMLTPFMYGFNLPKIRQSYQRFLFERK, encoded by the coding sequence ATGGAGAAAATGGGAAACTCAAGTGAGACTGTATCATTTGTGCTGGCTGCTTATGGAAATGTTGGAGAGTTAAAATACCTGTATTTCATCATAATACTGATCTGGTACCTCTCTATATGTGTGGCCAACACAGTCCTTATTTTGGTCATACGTGTGGACAGAAGACTGCATGAGCCAATGtatatactgctgtgtaatttatgtgtgaatgaaataaatgGCAGCACATCACTGTATCCTCTTTTGCTctcacagatgttttcagaCAGCCACGAGGTGACTGTGCCGTGGTGTTTTCTGCAGATGTGTTCTTTGTACACAAGTGCTTCTGTTGAGCTTTGTAGTTTAGCAGCCATGGCCTATGACAGATATATCTCAATCTGTCATCCATTCACCTATAATGtgattatgaacacagaaagagTGTTTTTGATGATTCTGCTTGTGTGGCTGTATTCAtttcttagttttattttctcatatTCATTCATCTTCAGTTTGAAGTTTTGTGGAAATATTATTCACAGCGTGTATTGTGACCACCAATTAATAATTAGACTTTCATGTTCAGTTTCAATCCAAAGCTTTATTTCTGACATATCCTTTGCCATTCTGAGTTTTTTCTTACCCTTCAGTCTCATTTTAGTTTCTTACCTGAAGATTTTGAGAGTTTGtcaaaaaacatcaaaagaaaacaaacagaaagccGTAACTACTTGCACCCCTCAGATCATCTCTGTGTCAAACCTGTGTGTCGGGTGCATTTGTTACTCTATTGACTTCAGGTTTTTAGTTTCTCAGGTACCAGATGAAGTTCGTATAATTTTGCCTATGTATGTCCTCATTTTTCAACCTATGCTCACCCCATTTAtgtatggatttaatttgccaAAGATAAGGCAATCATATCAAAGGTTTCTGtttgagagaaaataa
- the LOC116327801 gene encoding olfactory receptor 11A1-like, protein MENSSETVSFVLAAYGNVGELKYLYFIIILIWYLSVCVANTVLIVVIRVDRRLHEPMYILLCNLCVNEINASTSLYPLLLSQMFSDSHEVTVPWCFLQMCCMYTCAPAEFCSLAAMAYDRYISICHPFSYDIIMKTERVFLLIMFVWLYSFLSFILSYSFIFSLKFCRNIIHNAYCDHQLMIRLSCSVPIQSFISNISFLLLSVFLPFSLISVSYLKILRVCRKTSTENKQKAVTTCTPQIVSVSNLFVGCIFYFIDFKFVVSQVPDEVRIILPMYLLIFQPMLTPFMYGFNLPKIRQSYQRSLFKRK, encoded by the coding sequence ATGGAAAACTCCAGTGAGACTGTATCATTTGTGCTGGCTGCTTATGGAAATGTGGGAGAGTTAAAATACCTGTATTTCATCATAATACTGATCTGGTACCTCTCTGTATGTGTGGCCAACACAGTCCTTATTGTGGTCATACGTGTGGACAGAAGACTGCATGAGCCAATGtatatactgctgtgtaattTATGTGTGAACGAAATAAATGCCAGCACATCACTGTATCCTCTTTTGCTCTCACAAATGTTTTCAGACAGCCACGAGGTGACTGTGCCGTGGTGTTTTCTGCAGATGTGTTGTATGTACACATGTGCACCTGCTGAATTTTGCAGTTTAGCAGCCATGGCCTATGACAGATATATCTCAATCTGTCATCCTTTTAGCTACGATATCATTatgaagacagagagagtgTTTTTGTTGATTATGTTTGTATGGCTGTATTCATTTCTTAGTTTTATACTCTCATATTCATTCATCTTCAGTTTGAAGTTTTGTAGAAACATTATTCACAACGCGTATTGTGACCACCAATTAATGATTAGACTTTCATGTTCTGTTCCAATCCAAAGCTTTATTTCTAACATATCCTTTCTCTTATTGAGTGTTTTCCTACCTTTCAGTCTCATTTCAGTCTCTTACCTGAAGATTTTGAGAGTTTGTCGAAAAACATCcacagaaaacaagcagaaagctGTGACTACTTGCACTCCTCAGATCGTCTCTGTGTCAAACCTGTTTGTCGGgtgtattttttactttattgacTTCAAGTTTGTAGTTTCTCAGGTACCAGATGAAGTTCGTATAATTTTGCCTATGTATCTCCTAATTTTTCAGCCTATGCTCACCCCATTTATGTATGGATTTAATTTACCAAAGATAAGGCAATCATATCAAAGGTCTTTGtttaagagaaaataa